The region CGTACCAATTTGCGACATTGCAGCCGCTATTGTTACTATTACAACAGCTTGAAACATGGCAGGTGTGAATTGCGGAGGTGGTGGTGGATATGGTGGCGGAGAGCGTGGCTCATTGCAATTAGGTCTGGGATTTTTCCGTGGCATAATTCTGCCAATATTTAACAAAAACTTTGGTAAGTCTTTAATAGTAGGGGTGAGTCGGGTGTTAATTGAGCTACATTATCAGTATAATGTCCCAACTTCATGGTGTTTGCAAGCAACTCATAAATAAATTCTATAcaaataaacttatgaatttagtAATAGTGACTCAACCGAACACTTGCGTTCTACTTCATGCTTGATCCACTCCTAAAATTTCACTTGACGTATGCCAGTTGCATGTAATTAAGTTTTGATAAACCGTTGAACCGAATGAGTCtatcctaagtccacaaccaaacaaggaataggtccTAAGGCGGACTCCCCATTTCTAAGTCGATCGCCCTTTAATTATACATAACCTAGAGGTACACCTTAAGAACTTTAGAGTTATCATTTGCAATTTGTTTGTATTATCAAGCTATGAGTTCCCATGCCAAATATCAAACAAAATAAAATGCAAGTTGATTTCATTGATATAACTTTAGTACATGTTGCTTCAGAAAATTTGACCTCATAGGAGGTCTACTTTACATAAATGTAGAAGAAAATTTTAACAGCATAACGACCCCTtgaatagtgtaatcacttagaCGCAGGGTCGAACCTACTTGCaagaaagagtagcaccaacgcatactcataaACCTAGTTTATAACAAAACGTGAGTAGTGTAACAACTACTCGTGGCGGGTGGTATCTGGTGGTCCCTGCTAGGCGGCTATGAGTGCCCGCATTCCCCTGATTTCCTCTCTATCCTCGGCTGCCTGACGCTCCATTTCCGTCAGTTGTCTCTCTATCTCAGCCTGACGTTCCCGGTACTCTCGAACTTCACTACGAGCGAGGGTAGCTTCCCGTTGCAGAACCTCAGTGCGATTCCTGGTGTGATCATGATCCTGCTCCAGGTGCCGAAAGCGGGTTTCTGTGACATCCGCTGTCACACCCACCTCAAAAATCTGGTGGGCGGATGCCCGGATCCACTGATCGTATCGAGCGATGCGGTGGATAATGACAAGGATGGCCCTATCGGCCGAGCCTCCCCTGTCGAGGTTATAGAAACCTCGGTTGTTGTCGTAAGGTTGGGGTTGGCCTTGTTCTTGGCTCCACAATCCCAAGCTTGTTCCCCATTGGGGAGTCGGACCTGGATAGTCCCGTGCAGGAGCATGTGCAGGGAGAGGGCCATATACTTCGAGACCCTCATCTTTGTCTTCCttcatttcttcttcttctacttcttcttcctattcttcttcttcctccggGTCCTCCTCAGGGTCTTCTCTAGGATCTTCTTCAGGATCCTCTTCGATAATCTCCTCGTGTTTTGTCTCAAGCCATCCAGCGTTCCCCTCATTAGGGAAATACGGGTCTCCAGGtaaatggaatccagccattcCTTCTGTACGAGAATAAGGGTGTAAGAGGCtcgtaataaaaaaaaattcatactCTTAGtaacataaaatactcctatagtattttaaatatttgtttgttTCTAATTGCGGTTCTTGCATGAGGATTGGTAGGTTAATGAACTTGTTGCCCACTACAACTATACCCCGACATATGCTAGTCACTTCTcggatgaatatagttgatcaggctatattcctcCTAGacttgattacataccccgaggcatAATGTTAGTGTAGAACTCATCCATTTTTATTTTACTTCTCGTAATTTATCCTAGATGTGCCACTATATTGGCATGCATGTATGTATTTACAATTTTTATGAAGAAACTATTCCATTTCCAAAAGTATAGTTATTTGAAAAATGTTTAAtcagagacttttagtcccaatgcatttattgttgtatatattatgtggtttaatatactaagttcactataaacaatgctttgataccaatctgtcacgccCCAAAcctaggatggcggaaacgttcgggggtggaggatttcatgtatagtatcacaacaacgggTATGATCACTTCTAGAAAAATGACCTTTAATgacgcatgtgatttggatacatataaaagagttctttatgtaacacacgataatactcgtgtgttttacttgtaatcccccccttgaaagcatataaaagaatttatagaacctttaaaaggtaaattaaggggtatgaactcacttgaaagtttggagatagcgagatggaaaaccgggcagagtttcgtctcgggaaacggatttttctcgggattcttgggaatctcgggagtaaaatcgaccctcgggacttgagcaaaaagactagagcttcgggtttgaacgggcacggaaaacgaggcaatatcgtggaagaaaggagagaaatgagcatttttctcgaaagccttcgcatgctatttatagggtggtctgagaagcctcgtacgcggggcgtacgctcgtacgcagcgcgtacgcgtacgtcatgcctgaccgaagcctcgactgcctcggcttcggatgggacggatcagtctgtcgggtcggatgggacggcgggtcggacgggtcggtcggacgggcgggtagcctcgcatagggcgacgtggacgattcgaggccaagtccctcgggtacgcggggcgtacaggagtacgcagcgcgtacctcggatgaggacgctgaatCCTCTTCGGATTAtgcttgaattttgaattaaataaatatataatttatttaataaacttcaaaaattcatatcttcttcatacgaactccgttctcgatggtctttatatccacgcgtaggtgagactacgctctacaactttcgtttagattccgttggcaaattccaaaattatttttattatttatttattaaaatgacgtgattaaggaatttcttttaaaaattcataacttctttatctgacgtcggtttttgccagactttttaccgttgaaataccattgccgagaccttcgattctcgtttaggtcattccggccaaatgtcgctcgatctccggttcgagtttttagctgtctgttgctaagctgaacttggaaaaatcataacttcaatatacgaagtcggatttgggcgttctttttacgtacggtCATGGTTTAAGGATATTTAAACATAGAagaatttaaatagaaactttttggatattttattatcaaagttaattttattaagtCAAAAACGTTTACAATACTTGACCTattaggccattacaaagagttgaaatatcgggttatcacatcatccccccgttagagagaatttcgtcccgaaatttaaagtagtaaagatactagtgaacatgaaagagatgagggtacttttgtttcatctgatcttcgcgttcccatgtgaattctggtccccgcttggcgctccagcgaaccttcacgatgggtatgcgactttgttttgtttgtttgacctctcggtccatgatttctacgggttcttccacaaagttgaggctctcgttgatctcgatctcgtcgagcagaataacaagagtctcgttggacagATACTTTTTcaggtttgagacgtggaaggttggatggatgttactaagttcgtgcggtaggttaagcttgtaagccacaaggccgattctggcaagaatctcgaaaggccctatgtatcttggatttagtttcccacgctttccaaagcgtattaaacccttccacggtgagacctttaataagacgtagtctcctacctggaattccaaaggtttcctcctttggtcagcgtagcttttctgtcggtctctagaggctttcaatcgctcacgaatctgaacgatcttctctgtcaattctcgtatgatttccggaccggcgagagtgctttcaggaactcttcctttagctaactgggtatcgccaacttcagtccagcacagaggggatctgcactttcgaccatagagggcttcgaacggagtagcctttatgcttgtatgataactattgttgtatgaaaattcgacaaggggtaaatggatatcccatgcctttccaaagtcaatcacacaggctctcagcatatcttctaaagtctgtatcgttctctcactatgcccgtctgtttgtgggtggtaggctgtactcatgtctagcttaGTCCCCAGGGAAccttgtagtgactgccagaatcttgaagtaaatctactatctcggtcggagataatggatatcggaacaccatgcagttgcactacttcccttaagtaagttcttgtaagcttttccattttgtcagtctccttgatgggtaggaaatgcgcagaTTTGGTCAacctatcgacgatgacccatatggtatcgagtccacccgtcgtcttgggcaacttggttatgaagtccatagtgatccgttcccatttccattctggtatctccggttgttgtagtaatcctgaaggtttctgatactcgaccttaaccttagcgcaagtaaggcatttacttacgaaggtagcaacttctgctttcatgttaggccaccagtacaagtttctaagatccagatacatcttatctgaacctgggtgaacggaatacctCGTGTTGTGTGCCTCAGTCATTACTACGTCTCTGAACCCGCCATGTTTTggcgtccagattcggtccataagataatatgctccgccacccttgacttctagattcttttccattcccctcagggattcacccgccatgtTTTCAGgtcgcaaagcttccatttgtgcctcttTAATTtgggtggataagtgggaatggatagtcatagtcagagatctgaccctccgaccagtgtattcctttcgactgagggcgtcagctaccacgttggacttgccaggatgataacgaatttcgcattcgtagtcattgagtaactcaacccatcgtcgttgccgcatgttgagttccttctgatccaaaatgtgttgaaggctcttgtgatcggtgaaaatagtgctctttgttccgtataattagtgtctccagatcttcagagcaaataccactgctcctaactcaagatcgtgtgtcgcatagttcacttcgtgtgtcttaagctgtcgggaggcataagcaataactttccctctctgcataagaacacaaccaagtccttgttttgacgcatcacaatacactacgaagtcttctatcccttcggggagggatagtatcggtgcggtgcacaaggcctgtttcagtgtttggaacgccttctcttgttttgcttcccagtcgaaggctatgcctttctgggttaatgtagtaagaggtttcgcaatgctagagaagttctttataaatctgcgatagtagccagcgagacctagaaattgacgaatttctgtaggtgtctttggtgccgaccagttctcgatggctttgattttggaggggtccacgtgtatccctttctcgctaaccacgtggcccaaaaattcgaatcttcgaatccaaaattcgcatttagagaacttcgcatagagtttctccgatcgtagtgtttctaggacttttcgtaggtgttgactatgctcttccttacttcgggagtagataagtatatcatcgataaagacgatgacgaactgatctaagtagggacggcataccctattcattaggtccataaatactgttggtgcgttggttaatccaaaTGACACTACGacaaattcgtagtgcccattTCGAGTTCGGAAAGCTATCTTGGGAATATCCCCCTCAAGtacccgtaattggtgatatccggatcgtagatctatcttcgagaagtagttttctccttgaagttgatcaaacaaatcgtcaatgcggggtaggggataacggttcttgacagtaagtttgttcagttctctgtagtcgatgcacatacggaacgatccgtccttcttctttacgaacaagaccggtgctccccaaggtgagaaacttggtcttatgaatcctttttgcaggagttcattaagttgactggaaagttcttgcatctctgctggtgctagaagataaggcgatttcgctactggggtagcccctggaactaagtcgattctgaattcgacttggcgttgtggtggtaatcctggtagttcttctggaaagatatcgggaaaatcacgtacttctggaatgttcttgatgtcctttagTTCCTGGCTtatatcgacgatgtgcgctaggaatgctcgataATCCTTCCGTAAACATTTTCGAgcctggatgcacgaaatgatacgaaggttcgtacttgatttgtcgccgtaaatcactaatgtttcgttgttaggaagattaaggcgaactgctttttcaaaacacataatgtcggcgcgaagaagacttaaccaatccataccaactatgacgtcaaaacttttaataGGAACCGGCAtaagattgattgggaaagaatgaccgtctaaagttaacgtacagtccttgtatatgtagttagtgttttcggttattccgttggccatctctacagtgaatgatttttctagttTGCttggtttaggtttaagtaagtgaataaagttttgactcacgaagcttctttccgctccactatcgaataatatgcatgcatatgaattatcgaggaggaacgtaccagcaactacagttggGTCTGCTatagcttcgtcgtggcctatagtCAAAACTCGTCCTACGCCGTCGGTGCCTGctgtcttggggcagttcctccggtagtggcccacctcgccacaaccgtagcaagtctggcctatacctgcactgggaacttgagtgatcggccttgcgggatccttgcagaaatgggctgtgtgtccctttctgttgcagttggcgcactgcatttcccgacaaggtccatggtggtggtaagtgcatttggtgcactttggacgGTTACCttcataaggctttgttgggtaggtcaTTGTAGGAGTTGTAGTAGGTACCGTGACAGCATTTACCGAAACCAATTGTTTCTTTGCGGGTTCTTGGGAAGACCCagccttccctttattccatactctcttcctaTTGTCATTGTTGTTTCCtctctgtggttctggtgcagaaacaGTTGAGTTCCGATggcctccgtagtcaatcagagattgtgccaattccttagcactttcaaaggtgtcaggtttggaggCTAACACGCTTGACCGTAATTGGGTCGtcagtccccatatgtacctctctattttcttgctctcaggagcaatcatatctgggcaaaggattgccagctcgcagaatgtGTTGGTATATgttgcgatgtcggtaccaaccattccgagagtccagagttcatgttcgagcctctgaatctctccccgtgggcagtattccctcatcatcatggctttgaGGCTCTCCcaacttatggagtttgccactattaGAGTAAGTACTtcaacgtggccgttccaccaagtcaaagctctATCAATGAGTGTGAAGGTtgaaaatttgaccttgctgtgctcggggcaggagcagatttcaaagactgcttctgtcctttcaatccactgtcttagagccatcacaccaccagttccataaaacatacGGGGTTTtgcattagtaaagtccttatatgtgcattctcggggttgcccatgactctcgccatggttagaAAGGTGTGTGCCAGTTCTCGAGTCATTGGCACTCGAGTTATTcatttgtgacatggcagctgctaccgctacggtgactgctgcttggaacatgacagcATCAAATTAAGGAGGTGAAGGTGAAGGTGGTGGTATCAGTGTTTCATTGATAGGGTTACGCCTTgtattcctgcgtggcggcatccttaactatacgtttaaaagatgatgaTATGGATAAGAATAAGTGacaaatgaatgtgtctcatgaaccAAATTGCCATGGTTCAACAATAGATGATAGCATAgaaaaatgaaagttatttgtaagactgaaagtatgaaacaagtatttggtttctcgatgacttttcaaggtttgaacgaaatactcaacgtagtaataatagtgtcacttatattaatataaaagttgatacaatgattatgaaaatttgacccttataagggtctccgattacaaagttcgagaaatttaaagacttttagccgaagTCCTaagttataacaaaatttgaggttTCCACAAGTACTACTTGCGACGTGTGTTGCGCTTGGAGCTCGATtctgcatctgattgctttgactccataagacgcctatcaaGGGCGGCTTTTTGTTCCCTCAATTCTGCGAAGGATGCATTCGCTTGTGCTTGGAATGCTTCGGTGCGAACGTGGATTTCGTTCTGCAACATCTCTAGGCGGTTGATATCGGCCGTGTGGATTTGTACTTCCACGTTAACCTCTCGAATTCGGTTTGCTTGAACCCCCGATTGGTAGGACTGATTGGCGAGTTTGCCCACCATAACCGGGAGTGCCCGATCGGCTGAACCTCCATTTCAGACATCGTAgaaatctcggcacatgccgtagggagagCGTATACTTTGTTGTTGGCTCTAGTGGacgaggtgacttccccagacgtcggtccttgaaagttcctccTAATGGGTGGAGGGTTGACTATTTCCGGTTCTGAGTCTGTCCCGGAGTCGTCCCCATCATCCAACTCAATGGGCTCTTCGTCTTCTTCCGGATCCTCTTCAATCCATCCTTCGTTGCCCTGCTGTGGGTAGTAGGGGTCTCCATGCGGGTGAAACCCAGccatttgactatacgagaatagggttataagattTGAATAAAACTTGATACGtgtaatactaattaatctagtgtatgcaccaaatactcctatagtatttaaattcttgtgtttgatctttgtgatgtttttggtaagttttgacttgttgctcactacaagcgttcctcgatatacattggtccgatatcgggcaaatatagttgatcacgctatatttgtcccacatctgattacatatatcgagtctcaatcgtagtgtccaacttgtctaaatacttgatGTATAGTTAATAACCATGAAAATAATGTGTTTGTATGCATGTGTTTATACTTGCGTGAACTAACATTTTTAAGTTTACACGAAACGCGGCTTAGGCATAAATAAAAATCCTTTTGTCAGAGAGCATTAGTCCCTTAagaatttatagtttgtatatcttatgtgattcgatatacttagttcactataaacattgctctgataccaatctgtcacacccccaaacctgaacggcagaaacgttcgggggtggatgacttcatgtggtagcgtaacaaatgaatacatagtaaagaaagcaatacaaccatcatatatatatatatatatatatatatatatatatatatatatatatataattgaaagtttacatttttcaaaagttacatgttcaaaaccaattacaatatgatgtcaaaatacgagattaaactggcgccgcagcatcccttcgtcaaaagcgaaatgaatacctgaaattactgatttcctgggacatacaagtaattttgaaagagtagatcagcatttaagctggtgagtttcataagtatttaagtgacaatgtttgtatgatatgaaatgttttgtctttgtttgtttgtgtttagaaaatcctatattttctactagtataaaagtagccttcattcaagaccaatgtttctttcaaaaaatgtatgtaagtgtaaaacaaccaatgtgtttgaaaaccttgtaaatcaatgcatttttaataccccatgtgatttttataaccatactattgactcggaatgcctatacacaacgttcttcaggcgtttgaatgttatgacgtttgtcaccccaaacggtggactgcagctaacagtcagggcgcgggtcgtcaagcccgtatagatctatacacaaacaccatgctccccctccaagggattctggtatataatacaggacttgaaatgtgtactcgaacgtacatgaagttagtgtctcacaaaaccatggtataaaaacagatctacttgttaaaatgttacgtttatttttgtatacgaaagtgacttcttgaaattcatgtttctagtacataagagttagaaatttgttcgtaaaactatacctattatagttttctaaaagtgtgtctcgtttgtttagaaataccaagaaaaggaatcatttgttatgaaagcatagatttttggtgtagagtctaagaatGATAAGTATAATCTAAGAaggtttagtttatacatgcattacaacaaatttatatttcaaaagatagaatgctattttaacatatgttatatatatatatatatatatatatatatatatatatatatatatatatgaaagttccttaagagtttgtaaatcgcatgtgatttggatacatataaaagagttctttatgtaacacacgataatactcgtgtgttttacttgtaatccccccttgaaagcatataaaagaatttatagaacctttaaaaggtaaattaaggggtatgaactcacttgaaagtttggagatagcgagatggaaaaccgggcagagtttcgtctcgggaaacggatttttctcgggattctcgggaatctcgggagtaaaatcgaccctcgggacttcagcaaaaagaccagagcttcgggtttgaacgggcacggaaaacgaggcaatatcgtggaagaaaggagagaaatgagcatttttctcggaagccttcgcatgctatttatagggggtctgagaagcctcgtacgcggggcgtacgctcgtacgcagcgcgtacgcgtacgtcatgcctgaccgaagcctcgactgcctcggcttcggatgggacggatcagtctgtcgggtcggatgggacggcgggtcggacgggcgggtagcctcgcatagggcgatgTGGACGATTCGAGGCCAAgtccctcgggtacgcagggcgtacaggagtacgcagcgcgtacctcggatgaggacgctgactcctcttcggattatgcttgaattttgaattaaataaatatataatttatttaataaacttcaaaaattcatatcttcttcatacgaactccgttctcgatggtctttatatccacacgtaggtgagactacgctctacaactttcgtttagatttcgttggcaaattccaaaattatttttattatttatttattaaaatgacgtgattaaggaatttcttttaaaaattcataacttctttatctgatgtcggtttttgcccgaatttttaccgttgaaataccattgtcgagacctttgattctcgtttaggtcattccggccaaatgtcgctcgatctccgattcgagtttttagctgtctgttgctaagctgaacttggaaaaatcataacttcaatatacgaagtcagatttgggcgttctttttacgtacggtCATGGTTTAAGGATATTTAAACACAGAagaatttaaatagaaactttttgaatattttattatcaaagttaattttattaactcaaaaacgtttacaatacttgacctattaggccattacaaagagttgaaatatcgggttgtcacatttttaCTAATGAACTGTTGAAACAAACATACTTGCTGAAATATATTTGCTAAAATCTCATGCTGAAATCTGATGTTGGGATATGATTtgaatctttttttttaaatctatttgCTTGAAATCTTTGTTCTATGTTAAATGTAAGTACTCCACCGGTAAGCTCTCTCTTTATGCTAATtggtttgttttgaattataagTTATCGAATTATATGTTCACAGTAAAGAGAATCAGGGGCATTTGGGAAATCATCAAGTAAAGAGAATCAGGGGCATTTGGGAAATCATCAAGCTCTCTCTCATGCCTAAAATGCCCCTGTCCCATGCCATataattttcaactttttttttgaaacatttttctcGGTCTTGTTGCTTACTTGTTTTGTAATCATTTGAAgtataataaaagtttagttatagTTAAATAATTGTTATagttaattaatttttgattcCATTCAAGAATTCCCCTTCTGATCATGCTGGTTTGAGAAACAAGATGGGGAAAAATACTTCAAATAGCTGCAAAAGAAACCATGGACCCTGAACTCATTGACTTTGTTGACTGGCAGAAGGTATAAGAAACTCACGTTCAATGACATCATTCTTTTTTCTTCTAATACCACACTACCTTTTGTGTTCATGTGGCTGAAAAAATGGCTTTCTTACGTCCTGTTGAAGTCAAACTTGTTCCCATGTCCTTGGAAGGCATTGCCTTTAGGACTAAAGTCCTTGACACAGATGAACTCATGAACTATACTAGCTTGATTGCAGTAAGAAAATATTCCAGCTTTAATCATTTATGTGCATACTTTTTCTCTTTGTGCAGACTATTTCACAGATTTTAGTGACTATTTCACAGATTTTAGTGGTAGTATTCCCACATGGTTGTACTCAGAACTATCAAGCTATTTCTCTTGGGTTTGATTCTTCAAGGTATTCATATAGTGAGAGTTGGGGGAATTTCACTGCTCATTTGTGGTTTGAAGGAGCACAGAAAGGAAACCATGGAAGCACTTGATGCTTCAGGGTAAAAAAAATCTGTTATATATGCATTAGTAGATATCATAAAACAAAGTTCAGGTTGTTACCCTCTTGAAGTTGATGTTAGAACTCCAAGGGGTTTGGCTAACAGAAGTGGCATCCATGATGGTTGTTACCCTCTTT is a window of Lactuca sativa cultivar Salinas chromosome 1, Lsat_Salinas_v11, whole genome shotgun sequence DNA encoding:
- the LOC128127827 gene encoding uncharacterized protein LOC128127827, which gives rise to MAFLRPVEVKLVPMSLEGIAFRTKVLDTDELMNYTSLIATISQILVTISQILVVVFPHGCTQNYQAISLGFDSSSTKNIIDACTKLSVKRLIYTSSPSVVFDGIHGIHNGEESLPYKSRCLMGLVLNPESYI